taTGGTCTAAGGTGAGGGGCAATGGCTGTTTCTGGTTATCTGTGATATTCCTTTGTATTAGGCCAGTGTTTGTGTGATTATATTGCTTTTATTGCTTATGGTTGTCTTTTGCACTtcgtaatggcctatggctatacAATAAACTTGTTGCTGTTGTATTCACACCCCTCTCATTTCCTCAAATCTAAGATATGACCCCCAAAAACGTAATATTGAAATGGACCATGATGTTGTTTAAGCTGTTGGAGGGAGCCCTTGTCAACATCTAAGGTGACCCGAAATTTAAGAGTCAGCATCATAAACAAACTTTCAAGAACCTTATTTGCACTGGCAAGTGGTGACTAATGTCAACCATCACCTGATCTTCACAAGCCCTGTCTTCGTAGCACCTTGGCCATCGCCTCATGGACATCCTTATTCCGCAGAGTGTAGATAAGAGGATTCAAGAGAGGGGTGACCACGAGGTAAAACATCGCAATCTGTTTGTCATTATCTGCAGATCTCCACGAATGGGGGATAATATAGTTAAGGGTGATGGTGCCATAGAACATAACGACGGCCAGTAAATGGGACCCACATGTGGAGAAGACCTTGCGAAGCCCGGTGGCGGACCGTAGCTTCAACACGGAACACAGAATGAGACCATAGGAGGTAAAGATGGCCGAAAAGGGTCCCAAAATGACAACGGCGGCAAACATAACAATGACAGATTCTGTGACGCGGGTGTCGTCGCACGCGAGCTTCAAAACAGCCGGTATCTCACAGACAAAGTGGTTGACGCAGCAAGGGTCACAGAAGGAGTGCTGGAAAGTTATGCCCACGCATATTGCGGCAATGATGAAGCCAGCTAGCCAGCAAGCAGAGGCAAGCTGGACTTGGCGCCGTTTCCCCATGGCTGTGGCATACACTAAGGGGCGGCAGATGGCTAAGTATCGATCGTAAGCCATGACGGCCAGCAGAAACGCTTCAACGGAACCCAGGGACAGAGACATGTACATCTGTATTGCACAGTGGATTAAGGACAATTCCGCACGACCGATTAGGAGGTGAGTCAACATCTGGGGAACGTTGGTGGTGAC
The Paroedura picta isolate Pp20150507F chromosome 16, Ppicta_v3.0, whole genome shotgun sequence genome window above contains:
- the LOC143826431 gene encoding putative olfactory receptor 2W6, with protein sequence MGARNLTLTTEFILVGLSSDRNTQILLFLIILLMYIFILVGNLGVIVLIQLDSRLHTPMYLFLSHLSGVEISFVTTNVPQMLTHLLIGRAELSLIHCAIQMYMSLSLGSVEAFLLAVMAYDRYLAICRPLVYATAMGKRRQVQLASACWLAGFIIAAICVGITFQHSFCDPCCVNHFVCEIPAVLKLACDDTRVTESVIVMFAAVVILGPFSAIFTSYGLILCSVLKLRSATGLRKVFSTCGSHLLAVVMFYGTITLNYIIPHSWRSADNDKQIAMFYLVVTPLLNPLIYTLRNKDVHEAMAKVLRRQGL